The Salvelinus sp. IW2-2015 linkage group LG31, ASM291031v2, whole genome shotgun sequence genome window below encodes:
- the LOC111956135 gene encoding putative hydrolase DDAH2, protein MASELPYGCFTHAVVRGIPETFGKVDNEETTTDLAKAQRQFGVLTGALRQKVGLQLIEIPADPELPESWRIEDIAVIQGDTVLITRPFKQQRRREAEAVRRVMSELNLTVVEFGAEEGGSVGATLESSDVLFTGREFFVGISSHTNHKGAEVLADTFRDFTVSTVPVCEGTRLKDICSMGGPDTIIISNSDGAKKTLRMMEQLTDHHYEVLTVPDATAANCVYVRGPSKVDYLLHPPTEECLDSVPAFQKLTDYTLLPTACSEASKLGGHLSSFCLLINRKPHF, encoded by the exons atggcGAGCGAGTTGCCGTACGGCTGCTTCACCCACGCCGTGGTGCGGGGCATCCCAGAGACCTTTGGGAAGGTCGATAATGAGGAAACCACGACGGACCTGGCTAAGGCACAGCGTCAGTTTGGGGTGCTGACGGGGGCGCTGAGACAGAAGGTGGGGCTGCAGCTCATAGAGATCCCTGCAGACCCGGAGCTACCAGAGAGTTGGAGGATAGAGGATATAGCTGTGATACAGGGAGACACGGTACTCATCACCAGGCCATTCAAACAGCAGAGACGCAGAGAG gcTGAAGCGGTGAGGAGGGTGATGTCGGAGCTGAACCTGACAGTGGTGGAGTTTGGGGCAGAGGAGGGAGGCTCCGTGGGGGCCACGCTGGAGAGCAGCGACGTGCTCTTCACTGGCAGGGAGTTCTTTGTGGGCATCTCCTCCCACACCAACCACAAAGGAGCTGAGGTGCTGGCCGACACTTTCAGA GACTTTACTGTGTCCACGGTGCCAGTGTGTGAGGGAACTCGTCTAAAGGACATATGCTCTATGGGTGGTCCTGATACTATCATCATCAGCAACAGTGATGGGGCCAAGAAGACCCTCCGG ATGATGGAGCAGCTGACTGATCACCACTACGAAGTGCTCACGGTCCCGGATGCCACAGCAGCTAACTGTGTCTATGTRAGGGGCCCCTCCAAAGTGGACTACCTGCTTCACCCGCCCACTGAGGAGTGCCTTGACAGTGTCCCT GCRTTCCAGAAGCTGACAGACTACACCCTCCTCCCTACAGCGTGCAGCGAGGCCTCCAAGCTCGGCGGCCATCTATCTTCATTCTGCCTACTTATCAATAGGAAGCCACACTTCTGA
- the lypc gene encoding prostate stem cell antigen — protein MSHPQLLLLFLCCLPLAAPLCCYTCVFPAISPMDCLKFPQECPAGQRCLASTAVGTRGSLRLVLYEKSCAIPSQCGLSGEKHTAGLNFTYHNNCCDTDLCNGAMAHAAPIWRGGALCILPILSLIQG, from the exons ATGTCTCATCCACAACTGTTGCTTCTTTTCCTGTGCTGTCTTCCTTTGGCAG CACCTCTTTGTTGTTACACATGTGTGTTTCCTGCCATCTCTCCCATGGACTGCCTCAAGTTCCCTCAGGAGTGTCCTGCTGGACAGCGCTGCCTAGCTAGCACCGCAGTGGGGACGCGAG GCTCCCTGCGTCTGGTCCTGTATGAGAAGAGCTGTGCCATTCCCTCCCAATGTGGTCTGTCTGGGGAGAAACATACTGCAGGCCTGAACTTCACCTACCACAACAACTGCTGTGACACTGACCTGTGCAACGGGGCTATGGCCCATGCTGCCCCCATCTGGAGGGGAGGTGCACTGTGCATCCTgcctattctctctctcatacaggGCTGA